The following are encoded together in the Culex pipiens pallens isolate TS chromosome 1, TS_CPP_V2, whole genome shotgun sequence genome:
- the LOC120431766 gene encoding uncharacterized protein LOC120431766, which produces MKYQQCVIDLAIVLVTVPSLVVVALLLDNIMNYTPWNEQFDSQVIVLGLAVAFFVIVVLVALYLTHRVGACMWTGPLPSGAPGESSIYTVESGAGRPAAPPPDYATILRDPPPYEKIEKYLLLDEPPPSYAASVASLEGAHI; this is translated from the coding sequence ATGAAGTACCAGCAGTGCGTAATTGATCTTGCGATCGTGCTGGTCACGGTCCCATCACTAGTTGTCGTAGCGCTGCTGTTGGACAACATCATGAACTATACGCCCTGGAACGAGCAGTTCGACTCCCAGGTGATCGTGCTCGGTCTGGCGGTAGCCTTCTTCGTGATCGTGGTCCTTGTGGCCCTGTACCTGACGCACCGCGTCGGAGCCTGCATGTGGACGGGTCCGCTACCGAGCGGGGCTCCGGGTGAATCTTCAATCTACACCGTCGAATCCGGTGCAGGTCGTCCGGCGGCACCCCCACCGGACTACGCCACGATTCTGCGCGATCCACCGCCGTACGAAAAGATCGAGAAGTATCTTCTGCTGGATGAACCCCCACCCTCGTACGCCGCATCCGTTGCATCTCTCGAAGGTGCCCACATCTGA
- the LOC120431775 gene encoding UDP-glucosyltransferase 2-like, whose product MVWIPPVADQYQNVDKLVRAGVGIRMLPSEVREDSLRKAVVVVLTNESYHQRAVTRSKQFRNQPQPPLDWALFWIEQVLEHKGLQHLRSPPTPLYQQYGLAVAVAPFVILAL is encoded by the exons ATGGTTTGGATTCCGCCCGTTGCCGATCAGTACCAGAATGTGGACAAACTGGTTCGAGCCGGAGTGGGAATCCGAATGCTACCTAGCGAAGTTCGTGAAGATTCGTTGAGGAAGgcagtggtggtggtgctgACGAACGAAAG CTACCACCAACGAGCCGTAACTCGCTCAAAGCAGTTCCGAAACCAGCCTCAACCACCACTGGATTGGGCACTGTTCTGGATCGAACAGGTCCTGGAGCACAAAGGTCTCCAGCATCTACGTTCACCGCCAACACCTTTGTACCAGCAGTACGGTCTAGCCGTGGCAGTGGCGCCGTTCGTTATCTTGGCGCTTTGA
- the LOC120431505 gene encoding E3 ubiquitin-protein ligase arkadia-B-like, whose amino-acid sequence MLQFHVFGSVGPKRPIGFAPGSDRWCLVLVLVLGLGTLVTRGDPIPEPDPARILGKYYFSVEPGQKEYTLSKKPVDLSQILGDDDLDPDSSASYRDLVGGGHNHNNHNHHNHHNNHHSSSSSSHGSGTSPGFMTSYTTSTRHGHSLKSPSLSYDSGSSDEDSDERGGNHNYGHSSSAYYSSSSSSNSGSKRKPIIPILQSYSIIHATKDHHAPPSSSVKYVGSSSGNSYTGNSGPSGPSNSDEEDYYESIPYTPPKVIHTKARAVPIAQHIEVERPEPIPYVKKIHVPVPTEVKIQIPHPVLVPVPQPYPVHVPVSQPVAVPVIREITIPIEKIVPYPVEKRVPIPIEKPVPYPVEKHIPVHIPQPYPVKVPVVKTIYHKYKAPRTVGVGSVTIPE is encoded by the exons ATGCTGCAATTCCATGTGTTTGGTTCGGTTGGGCCGAAACGGCCCATTGGGTTCGCTCCGGGAAGTGATCGGTGGTGTTTAGTGCTAGTGTTGGTTCTGGGACTAGGGACGCTAGTGACTCGTGGTGACCCCATTCCGGAACCGGATCCAGCGAGGATCCTGGGGAAGTACTACTTTTCGGTTGAACCTGGACAGAAAGAGTACACGCTGTCGAAGAAACCCGTTGATCTGAGCCAGATCCTCGGCGACGATGACCTGGATCCGGACAGTTCGGCGAGTTACAGAGATCTCGTAGGAGGAGGTCACAACCATAACAATCATAACCATCACAACCATCACAACAATCATCACTCTTCGTCGTCTTCTTCCCACGGGTCGGGAACATCGCCGGGGTTCATGACCTCGTACACGACCTCTACGCGGCATGGCCACAGCCTAAAGAGTCCCAGCCTCAGCTACGATTCCGGAAGTAGCGACGAGGACAGTGACGAACGTGGTGGCAACCACAACTACGGACACAGCAGTTCGGCATActacagtagcagcagcagcagcaacagcggaAGCAAACGCAAGCCGATTATCCCGATTCTGCAGTCGTACAGTATCATCCACGCGACCAAGGATCATCATGCGCCGCCTTCAAGCAGTGTCAAGTACGTTGGATCCAGCAGTGGCAACAGCTATACCGGAAATAGTGGCCCAAGTGGTCCCAGCAACAGTGACGAGGAAGACTACTACGAAAGCATCCCGTACACGCCCCCGAAGGTGATTCACACCAAGGCTCGGGCGGTCCCGATAGCGCAGCACATCGAAGTGGAGAGGCCCGAGCCGATTCCGTACGTGAAGAAGATCCACGTGCCCGTACCGACGGAGGTGAAGATCCAGATTCCACATCCGGTGCTGGTACCGGTGCCGCAGCCCTACCCGGTTCACGTGCCCGTGTCGCAACCCGTGGCG GTACCCGTAATTCGCGAGATTACCATCCCGATCGAAAAGATCGTCCCGTACCCGGTGGAGAAGCGCGTGCCCATCCCGATCGAGAAGCCCGTCCCGTATCCGGTCGAGAAGCACATCCCGGTGCACATCCCGCAGCCCTACCCGGTCAAGGTGCCGGTCGTCAAGACCATCTACCACAAGTATAAAGCCCCGCGGACTGTCGGCGTCGGCAGCGTGACCATCCCGGAGTAG
- the LOC120431760 gene encoding UDP-glycosyltransferase UGT5-like produces the protein MSVTVKSLAAITVLLVLVAVPLISADNILFLQSLASKSHHIWNKQIFERLYDNGHNLTILSFEEEPSVPGKTFLMVRGLMDRVNAEYGEFEWDVTVEMSPIANVFFLYDFYERASRHLAQEEAIHRLLAYPRSFKFDLIIHDFTMGHFLLGFVDYFGNPPLVSVTAFNIPSHTPDLSDAPVHPSYMPHYASSFGSQMSIVERAKNTLYWTLDHVCRNYIYMTSEDRRVKQLFGPDAPSVKDVEKRSDIILVNGHFSMDYYQLLPPNVISVAGLHVSRSEEVPPIVKQFIARANKGAVLFSFGTNIQSEMLGPDVNKQILAAFRSMPEYGFIWKHGDPLSLGVVPPNVLVLKWVPQSAILANPRTKLFISHGGLLSTQEATWHGVPVVAVPFFVDQYANADKLVRAGVATKLLPKDVNEKTLKEAILRVVEDPSCRSKMKERSYHFKGQPDHPLDRAIFWIEKVLENKGLAYLRSPTLEMSVIQTYNLDLLGAVALAAFLFYVMLGKILGCLAPKTKKRKTKSKTT, from the exons ATGTCTGTGACGGTGAAGTCTCTCGCGGCGATAACCGTACTGCTAGTACTAGTGGCGGTTCCCCTTATCTCGGCGGATAACATTCTCTTCCTGCAATCGCTGGCGTCCAAGAGTCATCACATCTGGAACAAGCAGATCTTCGAGCGGCTGTACGACAATGGGCACAACTTGACGATTCTGTCGTTCGAGGAGGAACCGTCGGTTCCCGGGAAGACGTTTCTGATGGTGCGTGGTTTGATGGACAGAGTGAACGCCGAGTACGGAGAATTCGAATGGGATGTGACCGTGGAGATGAGTCCGATCGCCAATGTGTTCTTCTTGTACGATTTTTACGAACGCGCGAGTCGACATTTGGCCCAGGAGGAAGCCATCCACAGGTTGTTGGCGTACCCGAGAAGCTTCAAGTTTGACCTGATCATCCATGACTTTACCATGGGACACTTCTTGCTGGGATTCGTCGACTACTTCGGGAATCCCCCGCTGGTCTCCGTCACGGCGTTCAATATCCCATCTCACACTCCGGACCTCTCGGATGCTCCGGTTCACCCCTCGTACATGCCGCACTACGCGTCCAGCTTCGGCAGTCAGATGAGCATTGTCGAACGAGCCAAAAACACCCTGTACTGGACGCTCGATCACGTGTGCCGCAACTACATCTACATGACCAGCGAAGATCGTCGCGTGAAGCAACTGTTCGGTCCGGATGCTCCCTCCGTCAAGGATGTCGAAAAACGCTCGGACATCATCCTCGTGAACGGGCACTTCAGCATGGACTACTACCAGCTGCTACCGCCTAACGTCATCTCCGTGGCCGGGCTGCACGTGTCACGCAGCGAGGAGGTTCCCCCGATCGTCAAACAGTTCATCGCACGCGCCAACAAGGGAGCCGTACTGTTCAGCTTCGGAACCAACATCCAGAGCGAGATGCTCGGTCCGGATGTCAACAAGCAGATCCTCGCGGCGTTCCGATCGATGCCGGAGTACGGATTCATCTGGAAGCACGGTGATCCGTTGTCGCTTGGGGTGGTTCCTCCTAACGTGCTGGTTTTAAAATGGGTTCCGCAATCGGCTATCCTGGCCAACCCTCGCACGAAACTGTTCATCAGCCACGGGGGTCTGCTGAGCACTCAGGAAGCTACCTGGCACGGCGTTCCCGTAGTAGCGGTTCCCTTCTTTGTCGATCAGTACGCGAATGCGGACAAGCTGGTACGGGCCGGTGTAGCGACCAAGCTGCTTCCAAAGGACGTTAACGAAAAGACTCTAAAAGAGGCAATTTTAAGAGTTGTTGAAGATCCCAG CTGTCGCAGCAAGATGAAGGAACGATCGTACCACTTCAAAGGACAGCCCGATCATCCGCTGGATCGAGCCATCTTCTGGATCGAGAAGGTTCTGGAGAACAAAGGTCTCGCATACCTGCGATCTCCGACGCTGGAGATGAGCGTGATCCAGACGTACAATCTGGACCTGCTCGGAGCAGTCGCGCTTGCGGCATTCTTATTTTACGTGATGCTTGGAAAGATTCTGGGATGCCTAGCTCCCAAaacaaagaaaagaaaaacgaaGAGTAAAACTACCTAA